The Marinobacter bohaiensis genome segment CTGCTGCGCGACATGGAGGCCACGGAACGCAGTGGCCAGTGTAACCACGGTCGTCCGACCTGGACCCTGGTCACCCTGGGTGAGCTGGACAAGCTCTTCCTGCGCGGACGCTGACCCATGCCGACTGACCCATCGCTACCCCCGGCGATTTCCCTGATGGGGCCGACGGCGGCCGGCAAGACCGACCTTGCCCTGGCCCTCTGCCAGGTTCTCCCGTGCGAGATCATCAGTGTCGACTCGGCCATGATCTACCGCGGCATGGATATTGGCACGGCCAAACCCAGCACCGAGGAACTGGCGCAGGCGCCGCATCGCCTGATTGATATCTGCGATCCGGCCGATACCTATTCGGCCGCCGACTTTCGCACCGATGCCCTGCGCGAGATGGATGAGATCACGGCCCGGGGCCGCATTCCACTGCTGGTGGGCGGCACCATGATGTATTTCAAGGCGCTGCTGCACGGGATGTCCGATCTGCCGTCAGCGGACCCGGCGCTGCGGCGTCAACTTGAGGCGCGGGCCGAAAGCGAGGGCTGGGCGGCTCTGCATGAGGAACTTCGTCAGAAAGACCCGGTCGCAGCAGAGGCGATTCATCCGAATAACCGGCAGCGGGTCTTGCGCGCGTTGGAGGTGGTGCTGCTCACCGGGCAACCCATTTCCGCCGCCTGGGCCGCCGACCGTGGTACGTCCGGGGACGTGGATTACCCGTATTTAACGCGTTGGCAGGCAGACGATTCAGGGGCGCTTCCGTATAATGTTATCCAGCTATCGATTGCGCCGGGCAATCGATCGGTGCTGCACGAGCGAATCCGGTTGCGCTTCGGCAAGATGCTGGATATGGGGTTTGCTGATGAGGTGAGAGCGCTCAGGCGCCGGCCGGATCTGCACCCCGGGTTGCCGTCCATTCGCTGTGTCGGTTATCGCCAGGCCTGGGCCTGGCTGGATGGGGAGGTGGATTACGACACCTTTGTCGAAAAAGGCGTCGCCGCCACCCGGCAGTTGGCCAAGCGTCAACTGACCTGGCTGCGCAAATGGCCGGATGTGGCCTGGATCGACAGTGAGGCGTCAGGTTCTTTGAAGCGCGCCTTGAAAATCCTCGAATCCCGCACCACATTGATTAAGTGACCGGCGCTCAATGAGCTCCGTTCGCCCAGCCGGCTTCGAAACAGCCGGCGCCCATTGATCAGCCCCGACAGGAAGCGTGCCGACAGTCGGGATTGATCGGGAGTCCGCCGGCAGGTGGTTTTCGCAACGGAACTCCGCTTCTTCTAATACCAGACGATCTGCGATTAAAAAAACAGGAGAATTAACATGTCAAAAGGGCATTCTTTACAAGACCCTTACCTCAATGCACTGCGCAAGGAGCGCATTCCGGTTTCCATCTTCCTCGTCAACGGGATCAAGCTTCAGGGCCAGATCGAGTCATTCGATCAGTTCGTGATCCTGCTGAAGAATACGGTAAGCCAGATGGTGTACAAGCATGCCATTTCCACGGTCGTGCCTGCCCGTAATGTTCGTATTCCGCAACAAAGTGCCGTTGGCGAGGGTGAAGGCGAAGCCTGATCCCCTCGACCAATGCGACGGCAGCCGGCATGCCTGATGGTGCCGGCTGCCTTCCTTATATGCCCGCAATCTGCCACAGTGGGCCTCCCGGCCCAGGCTGGGCTATCCTAATTGCAAATCTTTCCGGAGAACCATCTCCTTGTTTGAGCGTCCTGACGTCGGTGAGCGCGCTGTCATCGTTCACGTCGAATTTTCATCACACAACGAATCCGAGGATCTGGGAGAATTTACCGAACTGGTACGGTCGGCCGGCGTCGAGACGGTCGACACGGTAACCGGCTCCCGCAATCAACCCAGCCCGCGCCTGTTTGTCGGTGAAGGCAAGCTCGACGAGATTCGTGCGGCCATTCACGGCGCCGAGGCGGACGTTGTTCTGTTTAATCATGCCCTCAGCCCCAGCCAGGAGCGTAACCTGGAGCGGGAACTCAAGTGCCGTGTGCTGGACCGCACTGGCGTGATTCTCGATATCTTTGCCCAGCGTGCCCGCACCCATGAAGGCAAGCTGCAGGTGGAGCTGGCGCAACTGGATCACATGGCCACCCGGCTGGTTCGGGGCTGGACTCACCTGGAGCGACAGAAAGGCGGTATCGGCCTGCGCGGTCCGGGTGAAACCCAGCTGGAAACCGACCGTCGACTGCTGCGCGCGCGCATCAAGGCGATCCACAAGCGCCTCGACAAGGTTCGTCGCCAGCGTAACCAGGGGCGTCGTGCGCGCAAACGGGCGGATATTCCAACCGTCTCCCTGGTGGGCTACACCAACGCCGGCAAGTCCACGCTGTTCAACCACATCACCACCGCGTCGGTTTATGCCGCGGACCAGTTGTTCGCCACGCTTGACCCGACCCTGCGTCGCCTTGAACTGCCGGATATCGGGCCGGTGGTCATGGCCGACACGGTGGGTTTCATTCGCCACCTGCCACACAAGCTGGTCGAAGCCTTCCGGGCGACCCTTGAGGAAACCACCGAAGCGTCGTTGCTGCTGCATGTTATTGATTGCGCAGACGAACGTCGGGATGAGAATATCGAGCAAGTGGAAGATGTCCTGCTGGAAATCGGTGCTCATGAGGTCCCGGTGCTCCAGGTCTTCAACAAGATCGATCTGCTGGACGATTTCACGCCGCGTGTCGACCGCAACGAGGATGGCGTACCGGTTCGTGTCTGGGTATCGGCCATGACCGGCGCCGGCATCGAGCAACTGTTCGATGCGGTGGTCGAGCGCCTGGCGGAGGATATCCTGCAGTTCTCGATACTGCTGGGACCGCGGGATGGTAAGCTGCGGGCACTGCTACACGAGGCCGGCAGCGTACTCAGTGAAGAGTACCTGGACAACGGCGACGCCCAGGTTGAAGCACGCCTTGAATCCCGGGACTGGCATCAGCTGCTGAGTCGGGCCGGTGTCAGCCCGGACGAGATTCGCTATGCCTCGGTCGACTGATCGCCGTATATAACGAATTATCGCGAATAACGGACACAGCCTAGAAAAGACAACGTACAAGTAGGGGAGCCGCAGCGTAAAAGCCGCGAGGTTCCGGGCTGTTGGTGTTGCCCGGGGCCGCATTAATCCCTAGTATTTGCAGCCATTCGATGAGATTGCGAACGGAGAGCATTATGGCCTGGAATGAACCGGGTGGTAACCGGAATGACAACGATCCCTGGGGCAGCGGGGGCCGGCGCGGTGGCGACCAGGGGCCACCCGACCTGGACGAAGCGCTGCGCAAGGGGCTGGACAAGCTCAATAAGCTGCTTGGTGGCAAGAAGGGCGGCGGCATGTCCGGCGGTTCCGGCAACGGCGGAAGCAGCAGCGGCTTTGGTGCCGTGCTGGCGATTCTGGGCATCCTGATCGTCGGCTACGTGGTTTACCAGTCGTTCTACACGGTCGACGAGCAGGAGCGGGCTGTTGTGCTGCGCTTCGGCAAGTACCACACCACCGAAAACCCGGGCCTGCGTTTCAAGGTCCCCGTCATTGATAACGTCACCAAAGTCCGCGTCACCAACGTCCGGACAGCCGAATCCCAGGGGCAGATGCTGACCCAGGACGAGAACCTGGTGTCCGTTGACCTGCAGGTCCAGTACCGGGTGGAGAACGCCCGCGATTACGTGCTGAACGTGCGCGATTCCAACCAGGCTCTGGCGTTTGCGACCGACAGTGCCCTGCGCCACGAAGTGGGCAGTGCCGGCCTGGACGAAGTCCTGACCGAGGGGCGTGCCGCTCTGGCGATTAACGTCGAACAACGCCTGCAGAACTTCCTGCAGAGCTACGGTACCGGCCTGCAGATCGTCAAGGTGAACGTCGAGAGCACCCAGCCGCCGTCCGCGGTCCAGGAAGCTTTCCGCGAGGTACAGCGGGCCAAGGAAGACGAGCAACGTCTTGTCGAGGAAGCGGAAACCTACCGCAACAAGGTGGTTCCCGAGGCTCGCGGTCGCGCCCAGCGCATGATCGAGGAGGCCAATGCCTACAAGGAAGAAGTGATCGAGAAGGCCAATGGTGAGACTGCCCGCTTTGTGCAATTGCTGAACGTCTACCAGCGGTCACCTTCGGTCACCCGTGATCGTATGTACCTTGATACCATGCAGAACGTGTTCGCCAATACCAGCAAGGTGCTGGTCAACACCGAGAACAGCAACAACATGATGTACCTGCCGTTGGACCGTCTGGTTGGCCAGCGCAGCAACACTGACAGCAGCAGCGCCGCCAGCTCGTCCGATGTATCCGGTTCCAATACCGATATCGACCAGCTGACTGATCAGGTGCTGGATGAGATCCGGCTGCGTAGCAACAACTCAAGTGTGCGGAGGGGGCGTTAATCATGAGTCCTAAAGCTGTTCTCGGACTGGCCGGCGCGCTGATTGTTGTGCTGATCGTGTCGTCCAGTGTGTACATCATCCCGGAAACCCATCGCGGCGTGCTGCTGCGTTTCGGGGAGCTGATTGAAACCGACATTCCGGCAGGCCTGCACTTCAAGGTGCCGGTGATCGACCAGGTGCGGGAATTCGACGTGCGGGTCATGACCAATGACCTGCCGGCGCGTCAATACCTGACCATCGAGAAAAAACCGCTGGACGTGGATTCCTACATCGCCTGGCGCATCCAGGACGTGGACCAGTACTACCGCGCGACCGGCGGCGATGAGCTGAACGCCATTTCCCTGCTGTCTTCACGGGTCGACAACGGCCTGCGTGACGAGTTCGGTGTGCGTACGATGCACGAAGTGGTGTCCGGCCAGCGTGATGAGCTGATGGAGAAGCTGGTCACCCGCATCGACGAGACCCTGATCGACGAACTGGGCGTCAAGGTTCTGGACATTCGGGTCAAGGCCATCGAGCTGCCGCAGTCGGTCAGCGAAAACGTCTACCGCCGCATGCGCACCGAGCGCGAGAAGCTGGCGCAGGAGTTCCGCTCCCGCGGTCGCGAGCTGGCCGAAGGCATCCGCGCCGACGCCGACCGCCAGCGTACCGTGGTGCTGGCGGAGGCCTATTCCAAGGCGGAAACCACTCGTGGTGAAGGCGATGGCGAGGCGGCGAGCATCTACGCCGATGCCTATCAGGCGGACGAAGAGTTCTACCGTTTCTATCGCAGCCTGACGGCCTACGAGAAGACGTTTACCAACAAGGATGACATCATGGTCATCGACTCCAACAGCGATTTCATGCGCTATATGGAGAACCTGCAGGGTACCGGGGCTAACCGGTAAGCCTGAGGTCGATATGAAAACCGGAGTGCCAGTGCGCGCTCCGGTTTTTTTGTGCCCGGCAAATGTGTAGAATTGCCGGGTTTTGTGGTCCTTTTCCTGTAAGGCCCATCGACATCCTGCTGCGACCCGCCTGATGGCTGGACAGAGCGGCAGGACCCCCTAAATTCTGTAGCCTGTACCTGCGGGCAAAAAGAACGGATTTTTAGCGACTCATGACAGCATCCGACCGCTGGTTACTGCCTGATGGTGTGGAGGATATCCTGCCGCCACTGGCGGGCAGAATCGAATCCCTGCGTCGAGAGCTCATGGATACGTACCAGCGCTGGGGTTTCCAGCTGGTCATCCCGCCTCTGATCGAGTATCTCGAATCCCTCTTCACCGGAACCGGCAACGACCTGGCCCTCCAGACCTTCAAACTGACGGATCAACTGACCGGGCGTATGATGGGTGTACGTGCCGATATGACGCCCCAGGCTGCGCGTATTGATGCGCATACCCTGCGTCAGGACGGCGTGACACGCTTATGCTATGCCGGGCATGTCCTGCACACGCGTCCGCAGCACATGCTGACCGGTCGCACGCCAATCCAGGCCGGTTGTGAATTGTTCGGCAGTGCCACGGCCGCGGCGGACGAAGAAGTCATCCGCCTGATGCTGGAGACCTTGCGTATTGCGGGTATTCCGAAGGTACACCTGGATCTGGCGCACGTGGCGATCTATCAGTCACTGATTTCCGATGCGGATCTGGACCGGGACACCGAACGTGCCATTTTCGACGCCATGCGTCGCAAGTCCATTCCTGAGCTGGACGAGCTGTTGGGCGATAGCCAGGGCGGCACGCCGGCGGCTCGCTTGCGCGCCCTGGCCCGGCTGAGTGGCGGCGTTGAGGTGCTGGACGAGGCGCGGACGGTGCTGAGCGGTGCCTCCGAGGCAGTCCTGCACGCGCTGGATGAGTTGACTCGTATGGCCGATGCGCTGGCAGCTGCGTTCCCGGAAGTCGAATTGGGCTTCGATTTCTGTGAACTGCGGGGATACAACTATCACACCGGGCTGGTGTTCGCGGCCTACGCGCCGGGGCACGGTCAGGCGGTGGCCCAGGGCGGGCGTTATGACGCCATCGGCCGCGATTTCGGCCGGCCGCGCCCGGCTACCGGCTTCAGTGCCGACGTCCGGGCCCTTGTGGCCTTGGGGCAGCGTGCCGATCGGGGCGAGCGCGACGTGATCTGGGCACCGGTCAGCGACGATCCGGAGCTTGCCACGGCAGTCGCCGAGTTGCGCCGGACCGAGACAGTGCTGCAGGCGCTGCCGGACGATTCAGACGCGTCTCCGGCAGCCCGTGGCTGTCGCCGACAGTTGGTAAAACGTGACGGCCAGTGGGTCGTCGAGTCTTTAAACGGATAAGGGCGTCCGCGTCAGCCGGACGAAATGAGAGAGCATCATGGGTAAGAACGTCGTCGTACTCGGCACCCAGTGGGGTGATGAAGGCAAGGGCAAGATCGTGGACCTGCTCACGGACCAGGCGGCCGCGGTGGCCCGCTTCCAGGGCGGACACAATGCCGGCCACACGCTGGTCATCGAAGGCAAGAAGACGGCACTGCACCTGATTCCTTCCGGTATCCTGCGCGAACACGTCACCTGCCTGATCGGCAACGGCGTGGTGCTGTCGCCGGAAGCGCTGCTCAAGGAAGTTCGCGAGCTGGAAGACAGCGGTGTCGACGTACGCAGCCGGTTGCGCGTGAGTCTGGCGTGTCCGCTGATCCTGCCGACCCATATCCGCATTGACCTGGCTCGTGAAAAAGCCCGCGGTAACGACAAGATCGGCACCACTGGGCGTGGTATCGGGCCGGCCTACGAAGACAAGGTGTCCCGCCGTGGTCTGCGCGTCGGCGACCTGTGTGATCCGGCCAAGTTTGAAGCCAAATTGCGCGAGATCATGAAGTTCCATAACTTCGTGCTGACCGAATACTACGGCGAGGAGCCGGTGGACGTGGACCAGGCCCTGCAGGACCAGCTCAGGATGGGCGAGGAAATCCTGCCGATGGCCGCCGATGTCACCGATATCCTGCACGACCTGCGCAAGAAGGGTGAGCACATCATGTTCGAGGGCGCCCAGGGCTCCCTGCTGGACATTGATCTCGGCACCTACCCGTATGTCACTTCATCCAATACCACCGCGGGCGGTACCGCCACCGGCAGTGGTTTCGGTCCGCTGTTCCTGGACTACGTCCTGGGGATCACCAAGGCCTACACCACCCGCGTTGGTGCCGGCCCGTTCCCGACCGAGCTGTTCGACGACTTCGGTCGTCACCTGGCGGAGAAGGGCAACGAGTTTGGCACCACCACCGGTCGCGCCCGTCGCTGTGGCTGGTTCGATGCCGTGGCCCTGCGCCATGCTATCCAGATTAACAGCGTGTCCGGCATCTGCCTGACCAAGCTGGACGTGCTCGATGGCCTGGACACCGTCAAGGTGTGCGTCGGCTACAAGACCCCGAACGGCGAGATCCAGCGTCCGCCCATCGGCTGCGACGACTTTGCCGGTATTGAGGCGGTCTACGAGGAGCTGCCGGGCTGGAAGGAGAGCACTGTTGGGCTGACCAGCCTTGACCAGCTGCCGGAGAACGCCAAGGCCTACATCCGCTTCCTGGAACAGCAGATTGAGGCGCCCATCGACATCATCTCCACCGGTCCGGACCGCGTTGAGACCATCGTGATGCGTCATCCGTTCGGCGATAACTAAGGCGTCATTGGTGCCCTGCGGGGTACTGGAGTCACAACGAAAAAAGGCGAAGCGTTCTTGGCGCTTCGCCTTTTTTGTGTCCGCCAGACTGTGCCTGCCGGTCGGGGCTAACCCTTGCGGGCGACGATGGTAGCGCGCTTGGGTCCCGGGTACCCTTCCACTGTCAGGCTGGGGTCGTCCGGGTCGAGGAAATCCTGCAGTGACTGGAAACGCATCCAGTCGGTTGAGCGCTGCTCGTCGGTCGTGGTGACAGTGACATCCACCACCCGGGCGTCGCGGAAACCGGTGCGATCCAGCCAGCGCAACAAGGTGTCGCAACTGGGCAGGAACCAGACATTGCGCATCATTCCGTAACGATCCTCCGGCATCAGGCTGTAACCTTCCGGGCCGTCCACCACCAGGGTTTCCAGCACCAGCTCGCCGTTCGGGCGCAGCGTATCGCGCAGCTCCACCAGGTGATCCAGGGGAGCGCGGCGGTGATAGAGCACGCCCATGGAGAAGGTGGTGTCGAAGTATTCCAGTTTGCCGGGCAGGTCCTCCAGCCGGGCGGGCAGCATGTGCACGTCGGCGGCTTCCAGGTAGTTCTTGACGCTGAAGAACTGCATCAGGAACAGCAGTCCGGGGTCGACGCCAATGACCTGCTCGGCGCCTTCGCCGGCCATGCGCCAGCAGTGGTAACCGGAGCCGCAGCCCACGTCCAGCACCCGGCGGCCTTCCAGGTTGCTCAGGTAGGGCGCCACGCGGTCCCACTTCCAGTCCGAGCGCCATTCCGTATCAATACCCACGCTGAAAAAATCGAAGGGCCCCTTACGCCAGGGCATCAGTCCGCGCAAGCCGGCTTCGAGATCCTTCTGCTGGGTGGGATTCAATGGCCCGTCGGTCTTGAGTGTGACCGCCGGTGCATTGAGGTCGGCTTCCACGTTATGCAGGACCGGCAGCTGTGACAACGCGTCGTTCCAGCGTGCCAGATCGCCGTGAGGGTTGGTCTCGAAGCGTCGGTGCAGTTGATCGGCAATGCGGTTGGCCCAGTCCTCCTGGCCGCCGGATTCCAGGTCGGCAAGCAGAGGCTGAAAGCGATGTTTCCAGTCAAACACAGAGGGTTCTCCTAGCTCAGGGCGCCTTGAGCGCCAGCAGGGACACGAAATTGAAGCATTGATACCAGAGGGTGACCCGGTCGAAACCGGCGTCCAACAGGCGTTCGCGGTGCGTGGTGATGGTCTCTGGAATCAGCACCTGCTCGATGGCCGTGCGTTTCTGGCTGATTTCCAGGTCGGAGTAGCCGTTGGCGCGCTTGAAGTCGTGGTGCAGGTCCGTTTGCAGGGCCTGTTCCCAGTCCATCTCGAAGCGGATTTTCTCCGACAGGATCAGGGCGCCGCCGGGGCGCGTGGCGTTGGCGATGCGTTGCAGCAGGGCCGGGCGTCGCTCTGGCTCGACGAACTGCAAGGTGAAGTTGAGAGTGGTGACCGAGGCGTTTTCCAGCTCGCTCTCAAGAATGTCCTCGCAGCGCAGGTCCACCGGCGCGGGGTGGTCATCCAGGGCGATGAAGTGCTGCCCGCGCTCAATCATGTCGGCGGAGTTGTCGACCCCGATCACGCGGCAGCGGCGATCGCCGACGCCGTGGCGCATGGCCAGCGTGGAGGCGCCCAGCGAGCAGCCCAGGTCGTAACAGTGGCTGTCGTCCTGGGCGAAGCGCTCGGTGATGATGCCGATCATCGGGATGATCGTCGTGTAGCCGGGCACCGAGCGCCGGATCATGTCGGGAAAAACCCGCGCCACGGCGGCATCAAAGCGGAAGTCGCCGCCCTCGGAGCGGGCGTCGGTATAGATGCGGTCGGTTTCGAACAGCGGTTTTTGCTCCGGCTGGTCTGACTTACTCATCGCTGTTTCCGGCGGCGGTGCCGGTCTCCTTGGCTGGGGTGTCCGGGCGCGGCGCGGGATTGCAGTGAATGCCGCGATTCCTGTAATCCACCAGGACGCCTTTGAGGGTTGCGTCGGTGTCCGAGGCCACGGCCAGGTAGCCGCCGTGACATTCGGCGTGCAGCTGAGACGGTTTGGGCGACATGCGGTAGTCCTCCCTGGGGCCCACGTAGATCGCCTCGAATTCGCCCACCGGCACCCGCGCCTTGTCGTCGCTGTGCACGATCCGGCCGCTGAACTCCAGCGCCAGCACGGTCCCGAGGATGGATAGAGCCGCGACGACCAGCAGTGCACGAATGCTGAAGCGGCGTTCGTCGGCGGGCATGATCAGAAGGCTCCGGGCAGGCTGATGGCCGGCGCCTGGAGCGCGGCCAACTGCTCGCGCAGGGCGAGGATCTGATCGGACCAGAAACGCGGCTGACCGAACCAGGGGAAGAATTTCGGGAATGCGGGATCGTCCCAGCGGCGTGCCAGCCAGGCGGCGTGACCGATCTGGCGGTAACAGCGCAGCGGCTCGATCAGGAAGCGTTCCCGACGGTTGAAATCGCGGAAGGTTTCGTAGCCTTCCAGTAGCTCGCCGAACTGCAGGGACTGCTCGCGTTCGTCGCCGTTGAGCAGCAGCCACAGGTCCTGGATGGCCGGACCCTGGCGGCAGTCGTCCATGTCCACGAACAGCATCTGCTCGTCGCGCACCAGGATGTTGCCGGCGTGGCAGTCGCCGTGCAGGCGCAGCGTGTCCACCGGGCCGGCTTCGTCAATGCGGGCGCGGCAGGCGGCCATCAGGTCGGGAATCAGGGAGTCCCAGGCCGGGCGCAGGTCGTTGGGAATCAGGCCGCTTCCGGTCAGATAGGCGCTTTTTTCCTCCAGGCCCTGCAGGATATCCAGTGTCGGGCGTGACTCGAAGTCGCATCGGGTGCCTACATTGTGCAGTTGGCCCAGCCACTGGCCCAGACGCCAGAGCATGTCCGGTTCGCTGGTATCCGGGGCCTGTCCGCCCCGCTGCGGGAACACGGCGAAGAGGAAGCCGTTATGCTCTGCCAGCGTCTTGCCGTTGGCCAGCTCTAGTGGGGCGACGATCGGCACCTCCGCTTCGACCAGTTCACACGAAAAGCGGTGTTCTTCCTCGATCTGCGCGCGGGTCCAGCGCCCGGGACGATAGAACTTGGCCACCACCGAGGGGGCGTCCTCGACACCCACCTGGTAGACGCGGTTTTCGTAGCTGTTAAGCGGGAAAATCCGGCCGTTGATCCAGAAACCGGCTTCCTCCATGGCGTCCAGCAGGACGTCAGGCGTCAGGTCGTCGTAGGGGTGTCCGGATGCAGGTGATCCACTGTCAGACATAGTTCCAGCCGCTTGGGATTCAGGGAGCGCAATATACCACAGCTCCCCGCTTCACTCAGCCCGTGGCGATTCAGTGGATGAGGGGCTCGTCGCGGTGCATTCGCTGGAGGTGATACCAGTTTTTGTCGAGTTCCCAGCGAATCCGGTCAACGCGGCTGTCGGCCAGGACCAGATTTCCGGCATGGGCCTGAAGATGGGCAAATTCCCGCTCGGCGCGTTGCCAGTCCCGGTGATTGTCGCCCAGGGCTCGCATGCCGGGAAACAGGGTACGTAAGGCTTCCTGGGTGCTGACCTCGAAGGAACGCGGCGAGCTCATGATGGCGGTATCGCCATCCACCCGCAGCACGCGGAATAGGTAGGGGTAGCTGTTGAGCTTGGGATCCGCCTGCAGGTGGTTGTTCAGTGAAATGACCTCCATGCCGCGCCAGCCCAGCCAACCGACGAATATCGCCGCCACCAGCATCACGATCAGGAACTGTTTGCTGTCCGACATAGGTACTGCAACTCCCTGCAAGGTACGCCTTCGGAGGCGAGGTCAACGCCGATTCTGGCCCCAGTATAACCGCTTTGCGGAAACCTGCGAATGCGACTTATCGCGTCAGCCGATCCGCCACCGCTTCCGTGCGCGACCGCCGGGACGCCGCCACCAGCCCCGCCAGCACCAGGACGCCACCGGCCAGATGATAGGACTCGATGCTCTCGCCCAGGGCCGGCACGGCAATCAGCGCCGCGAAAACCGGGATCAGGTAGGCGAAAAGCCCGGCAACCCCCGGACCCAGCGTGCGAACCCCGTTATTCCACATGAAATACGCCGCAACCGAGGGCAGCGTGCCGACGTAGAGCAGCGCCAACAGGTTGCCGGTGCTCAGGGCAAAGCCGCCCTTGTCATGGACTTCCCACAGGTAGAACGGCAGGATCATCGGTGTACCCAGGGTGATCAGCACGCAGAGCAGTGGAAATAGCGGGACCGATAGCGGCCAGCGCTTGAGCAGCACCGAGTAGAGTGCCCAGCTGCTGATCGACAGGATCATCAGCAGGTCGCCGGGGTTGAAGTCCAGGCCCAGCAGGGTATCCAGGTTGGCGCGTGTGAGGATCGTTAGCACGCCGCAGAAAGCGAGGATCAACCCCGTCAGTTGCATCCGGTGGGGCAGGGTGCGCAGGATCAGTGCCGAGAACAGCACGATCATCAGGGGCATGGTAGAGCTGACCAGCGCGATGTTGATGGCCCCGGTGCTTTGTGCCGCCAGGTACAGGATGGTGTTGTAGGCGCCGACGCTGAAAAAGGCGAGGGCGATTACCTTGGGCCAGTTGGCAAGCAGTTCCTGCCGGTAGCGGAGCACAGCCTGTATCGTGAACGGCAGCAGATAGACGGTGGGAATCATCCAGCGCCAGAACGACAGGGCGAACGGCGGAATGCTTTCGGACGTTCCCCGGGCGACCAGCGCGTTACCGGCCCAGAAGAACGTCGTCATAACCAGGCCGGCGATGGCCAACTGGCGGGATGAAGGTTGCACGGATCCTCCTTGTATTATGTCCTTGTAGGAAGACCGAGCATGGTAGCACTCTCCAGGGGTTGCGCCGACAATCGGGTAGCCGTTGTATGGAATGGTCACAGAGGTGCCGGGTGGAACAATGACAGAAGACGTCTTTTCGGTTGATGCCGTCGTGATCGGTGCCGGGGTGATCGGCCTGGCCTGCGCACGGGAGTTGGCACAGGCGGGGCAGGAGGTGGTGCTGCTCGAAGCCGGTCCGCACTGGGGGGAAGGCACGTCCTCGCGCAACAGCGAGGTGATTCACGCCGGTCTGTACTATCCGCCGCAATCGCTCAAGGCCGCTACCTGCATCGCCGGTAAGCAGGCGTTGTACGACTATTGCGCGTCCCGCCGGATCCCG includes the following:
- a CDS encoding serine/threonine protein kinase, whose amino-acid sequence is MSDSGSPASGHPYDDLTPDVLLDAMEEAGFWINGRIFPLNSYENRVYQVGVEDAPSVVAKFYRPGRWTRAQIEEEHRFSCELVEAEVPIVAPLELANGKTLAEHNGFLFAVFPQRGGQAPDTSEPDMLWRLGQWLGQLHNVGTRCDFESRPTLDILQGLEEKSAYLTGSGLIPNDLRPAWDSLIPDLMAACRARIDEAGPVDTLRLHGDCHAGNILVRDEQMLFVDMDDCRQGPAIQDLWLLLNGDEREQSLQFGELLEGYETFRDFNRRERFLIEPLRCYRQIGHAAWLARRWDDPAFPKFFPWFGQPRFWSDQILALREQLAALQAPAISLPGAF
- a CDS encoding DMT family transporter → MQPSSRQLAIAGLVMTTFFWAGNALVARGTSESIPPFALSFWRWMIPTVYLLPFTIQAVLRYRQELLANWPKVIALAFFSVGAYNTILYLAAQSTGAINIALVSSTMPLMIVLFSALILRTLPHRMQLTGLILAFCGVLTILTRANLDTLLGLDFNPGDLLMILSISSWALYSVLLKRWPLSVPLFPLLCVLITLGTPMILPFYLWEVHDKGGFALSTGNLLALLYVGTLPSVAAYFMWNNGVRTLGPGVAGLFAYLIPVFAALIAVPALGESIESYHLAGGVLVLAGLVAASRRSRTEAVADRLTR
- the cmoA gene encoding carboxy-S-adenosyl-L-methionine synthase CmoA, which gives rise to MSKSDQPEQKPLFETDRIYTDARSEGGDFRFDAAVARVFPDMIRRSVPGYTTIIPMIGIITERFAQDDSHCYDLGCSLGASTLAMRHGVGDRRCRVIGVDNSADMIERGQHFIALDDHPAPVDLRCEDILESELENASVTTLNFTLQFVEPERRPALLQRIANATRPGGALILSEKIRFEMDWEQALQTDLHHDFKRANGYSDLEISQKRTAIEQVLIPETITTHRERLLDAGFDRVTLWYQCFNFVSLLALKAP
- the cmoB gene encoding tRNA 5-methoxyuridine(34)/uridine 5-oxyacetic acid(34) synthase CmoB; its protein translation is MFDWKHRFQPLLADLESGGQEDWANRIADQLHRRFETNPHGDLARWNDALSQLPVLHNVEADLNAPAVTLKTDGPLNPTQQKDLEAGLRGLMPWRKGPFDFFSVGIDTEWRSDWKWDRVAPYLSNLEGRRVLDVGCGSGYHCWRMAGEGAEQVIGVDPGLLFLMQFFSVKNYLEAADVHMLPARLEDLPGKLEYFDTTFSMGVLYHRRAPLDHLVELRDTLRPNGELVLETLVVDGPEGYSLMPEDRYGMMRNVWFLPSCDTLLRWLDRTGFRDARVVDVTVTTTDEQRSTDWMRFQSLQDFLDPDDPSLTVEGYPGPKRATIVARKG
- a CDS encoding kinase, translated to MPADERRFSIRALLVVAALSILGTVLALEFSGRIVHSDDKARVPVGEFEAIYVGPREDYRMSPKPSQLHAECHGGYLAVASDTDATLKGVLVDYRNRGIHCNPAPRPDTPAKETGTAAGNSDE